Within the Glycine max cultivar Williams 82 chromosome 12, Glycine_max_v4.0, whole genome shotgun sequence genome, the region AGCAAAAAGCTATTAAACATTGTCTTGTGTTGCATTCTCATTCAGGAAACAGGTTTCAACTTCTGTACAAAACAGAAAATTCTTACAATAAAAGAAGACGGCTTCTGTTCAAATTTGCCTCATCTGATCTGTCTGTGTCTCCATTAGCATGATTTACAGGTCATTCAAGTGACACGTGACAGTTAGGAACTCATCCTTCTTACATGGTATTGTGAGACCACCCATTGGGTGCTCATACCCGAATTCTTCCTCAGCTTGATTCAACATATCATGAAAGGAAGGCTTGCTCAAGCATGATATGCGATAACAAACCGCTTCATTTTCTCTCCAACATAGACGGTAAGGTAGCCTTTGGCACCTCCACGGCAAGTATAAGCTTGGATAAACATGTtgctgtaatttttttatatatttgttttgtttgctcCTTTGTTTATTTGACCTCCTACCAcaggttttttttaatagtgtatTAAAAAGTGAATTTGCATTATTTgcttttctatatttatttgatCTCACCtgtcttatttattaatttaaggtATTAAAAACTACTGTATAAATGtaagtatatataaattaaggtCAAAACTCTCACAAAAGTAAGTATAGGCTTGTATCATGCTTTTAAGACTTAGTGATCCGTGGGATGCGCGGATTTGATAGATAAACTAATTGAGTAATTTATTTGACGGCTGAATGAAAAgtaaatttcaatatattaaCAACTGACCTATGAAGCATCGACACCGACACGGACACCGGACACGACACGGACACGTGGACACCTGTAATGTTCAAAATGTAGGACACGGACacggctatatatatataaaaaaaattaaataaaataaaattacataaaattaaatatgagtgATATGCATAAAAgatctaaattaaaaatcaagatttatatattcatcATCATCTAAAAAGAACTTTTCCTATGATAATGAGTCACAAAAAAATACTAAGAGACCTCATTATACAATTTGTACgctttgtttttttacaaaaaaaaaaattataaagcaagATGATGAATTAGCAACTTCAAGTCTTCAAGAATTCCACAAGTTAGCAATCatcattgaaaagaacactTTCTAACTCTGGTTCATCTAAAGACAAACTAGCAATTTCAAGAATACCACAATCATTAAGTGATCCAAAATCATCTCCGGCTACATCCCACATTTTAGTTTCCTCTTGATGATATTGTGGAGTATTCCTTGAGAGAAGTCATAAGTTGCTATGAACAAATATTAAATCTTCAGCTCTATGTGGTGCcatcttgtttctctttaaagAATGGATGAATGAATATGTACTCCAATTCCTTTCACAACATGAAGATGAACAAGGTTGCGCAAGTAGCTTAAGGGCAACCTTTTGAAGTATTGGAGCATTAATGCCATGAACTAGCCACCAAGCTTTTGGATCCATTTGACCTCTATCAtttaaagaatcaagatcatCAAAACCTTCTCTTCCATCCGAGAAGTTGGCAAACTCAATATTCACTTTCCTCcttacatccacatcaagaaagaaCCTCTTGAAGCATTTTAATCTTTCACGAGTGAGTTCCAAGTCTTGATGTGGAGGAACTCGATTAGAATCTTCACTTAGTCATTCATGACTATAATATCTAtaagtaaaaagaaatatatacatgattaaaatttatgtaattctaaaaaaaacgtAAGTAAAAAAGTATAGAGTTAATTACCTTGGATTTAAGGAATGAGCTAAACAATGGAGAGGAGTGCTACTCTTAGTCCAACGGTCAATTAATATGGAGTGCACTACCTCATAAAAGGTTGATCCTTCACTCTCCTCCTTTCTCTCATATTGATATATGGCATTATTTACCTTTTCAATCATTGAATCCCACATTTCATATACTAGATGGAGAGATGAAGCTTCTGTATCAGTTCTTCTAAGAACATCATAGATAGGACtagtgaaagaaagaatataatCAACCTTATCCCACCATTTATCATCCAACAAAGTATCTTTTACAAATTTAGCCTTTGCAACATCATCTTCCTTATAAGAAGACCATTGGTCACTAATGACCATCTCTTGGAGTCATTTCTTCAATTGCTTGAATCTCTTGAGCATTACAATAGTGGAGGCAAATCTTGTTGGAGCAATGGATAGTAATTTCAATGAAttgaataaattgaaaattgatagtCTCATAGAGTGACTCATGACAAAAATTTTCACAAACATTGCATCATCCGCAATTTGGGTGATCCAAGAACATTCTTCATaaataacattgtttttttCTGTATTCTTGGTTGcacatatgttcttcaaagcaaGATTTAATGTGTGGACAACACATGAAGTCCAATAGATGGAAGGAAACTCAGCCTCAATTATTAAACCTGCTGCTTTACAAACGACTGCATTATCCGTCACTATTTGCACAACATTTGAGTGACCAACCTCCATAATTACCTCCCTCATAAGTTTGGAAATGAAATCCTTGTCTTTGATCTCATTTGAACAATCGATGGCCATTAAAAACATTGGTCCACTCTCTGTGACAGCCATGAAATTAATAAGAGATCTTCTTTGCGGGTCACTCCATCCATCACTAACAATGCTCACACCCTTCTGGCTCCAtgcatttttaattggttgtaaCAAGTTCTCCACATGTCTCCTCTCATTTTGAAGTAATGTTgtccttaatttattataacctGGAGGTTGGTAACCACTGATCTGATTGTTGGCGGCATAGGCAAACGCCTTCCTATAATGAGGATTTCTTGCTAAATGAAAAGGCAGCCCCGAAGAGTAAAACATCCTAGCAATTTCATGATCAAGTGTCTCTCTAGCTTGCAAATTAAAGGCGTTTTCTACAGTTGatgtctttctcttttttggatCAACACCAAGAGTGTTTGTATCCATTTGGTGTTGAGTAGAAACCGGAGGCAATGATACAGATTTTGTTTTTGACTTCTCCACCCTTAATGTTGTCTCATTGTCTATCTTCTTCAAATCTATAAGTCTGTCAATTGTTACCTTTTGACAAACTCTAACTCCCTTTCCAGTCATCTTCAACAAGTGTGCCCTCACTCTAGTGTAAGATCCATTAAAGGTAAAATCACAAATATTGCATTTTATCTCATAATTTCCACCACCACCTAcactttttatctttgtaacaTAGGTCCATAAAGGTTTGGTATCATCATCTTGTTCTTTAGCTTGACTAGGACTAGAAGCACTCATCTctacaacaatttaaaaaaattaaaaatcaatgtaaacaattcctaagtaaaaaacaaacaacaaaagcaaTTTCTAATCAATGTTGTTCTTGTCTTATTGGCCATGTGGTagcttaattttattcaaaataggactattcaaaataattttagtttttgtaaattatatttgttttattttttatttttaaacaatttagatacttttttagcaaataatttttttaagaataaataagaaaataaaaaaatcacaaaactcaaggctttattttttatttgctaacaagctacaataaaataataaaagttaaggtaggGGAAACTGAATAGTATATTTCAATTGATGCCCCACACCTACTCGGACttgtataataataatctttGTGCTGTACTTTAAAGCTCcattattatttgtgtttttattttccatcttcatttattatttttaatattttctgtataatttttttaaaaccaaaaaacagATTTAAACTAAtgtgacaattttataattaaaaagtaaataaaaaaataaaaacacaagtaaacccttaaaattttaattgaagaaaaagtaaaatttcaatcctacaaaaatatgttaacatccacccatttattttatttagaaaatatgaTAATTGTTGTAAAGTGCTTGAGGCCACCTTTAAACATTTGATTCAAATGGCACaacttttatttagaaaatatgaTCATTGTTGTAACGTACTTGAGGGCTGAGGCTACCTTTGAATTGAATTATTAAGATAAtgctaataaaatgaaaaagaatgatAAAAGAGGAACGTATTTACTATCTTCATAATTTATATCAAATggcacaacaaaacaaaaagtatctaaataaaataataaaaataaactctcTTGTAACCAGTGCACATGGCATTGGGTATTGGGTACCACTGCACATGGAAAGAGAAAGGGAGAGAATACCATAAAACCAGAAACCATACAGCACAAAAGCATCAATTgaaattagaaatttagaaaCCATAAAACCAGGCAAAAGCATCAACGGAACGGGGAAATAACAGAGGCGAGAGAGAAAACTCAGAAACATGGAGGCGATGGAGCAGATGAGATCATGAGAAAActcagaaaagaaagaaggacttACCTGCAAAGGTGGAAACAGAGGCGGCGACGTGGAGGTTTGTTTGCGGCAAGGAGAAGACGTGATTTTCATTTTaggtaagtattttttaaataaataataaaatatttggttGGGCCGCGTTTGGACGCGCGTGTCCACTTGTTGGGCCGCGTCCGATCACGCGTTTCCTGCATCCAACCGTGTCCGGCGACAGCGGTGGCAACGGACTCTGCGTTGCACCCGTTTGTGTGTCCGGTGCGTCTCCGACGCGGGACGCGGCACTTCGGCGGCGTGTCCGTGTTTCATTGCAACTGACTAATATGTAGAGCAATATAGTAGCAGCAAACCAGTATTAGTGTATCCGTAAATAGAGCAACCATCTTTCCATGATGTTCAATATGATGCTAACAATAAACTATTTTTGCTTGTGAAGTTATGAAGTTAGTGTGCTTTTAGCCTAGAATGCAATAGAAATTCAATATGTATCTTTAAAAATACCAATAAGTTTAATATCAATATACAAATATATAGAAATATAAATACAGAATAGAAGATAGAAGATTACGGTACTTTAACGgaagaaaggaaacaaaaatagaagatacaagattatcttattttatttttttccaagatAGAACCTTTTAGTTCCGTGATATTCCCCCCAAAAATGGTGAATTGCATCTGAAATTGGGTGTTTCTATAATGCCCTATTGATAGAAAAAAGAACCTGAATTGTCCTCTCATGGATATTTCATAAAGAACCCGGATTGCCTGATGCGCGGGTGTTTCTTATCATTTGCTTGAGCAGTGAATGTTGGAAGCATTACGTATCATTGAGGAGTGAAAGCCTGAGATTGACAATGAAATAACACGTAACCAAATATGCTGATgtgacaaaaattaataaaatgatgtGAGTGTAGCTTATTAGCTTAGAAATCTAtagtatatacatataaaaatgatttataacagAAATCTATAcacatcatattttttaagagttttGATTCCCTAAATTGAATTATAATGATtgttatgattaattgattgcaatctattttttataattgtaattttaaaataataattaattattttaaagtatattttataattaattgatgcaaattatgataataagtcaataatatatatatatatatatatatatatatatatatatatatatatatatatttcttttttttttatagaggaGCCTAAATCAATTATTACTTTAACGTGTACATAAACACTGCTCCGATTAAAATTATGGaagacaaaataaaactaactacttttcattcttgacaACTAATGatcaaatttgtaattaatgagttttaaataattattttcatactaAGAccgatgttaaaaataaaattaaagaacatcaatttttattttttatgatcttGGCATGTAACTTAAGTTAAAGATCTTGTTTTTACATAAAGTTAAAACTCCTTTAAACTTACTTAGTAATTAGTTTTAGTAATGTTCATAAGTCACAAATAATATATGTGGGTAAATTCGATAGTCATGTGCTAATAATGTAAaacatttttacattattatccgATCACAATTCAATgttagtataaattttaaaatagttattttaaaatcaataaatttatcatatatgatagatTGTAATTGGATAATGATGTAAAACATTTTACACAGTAAGTAtataactctctctctctctctctctctctctatatatatatatatatatatatatatatatatatatatatatatatatatatatatatatatatatatatatatacacacacacacatgtgttctttaaattaaattttagtgtgttttaaaatattataattgcaacaaaaatattataatttcattaGTCCACTacatatataatcaattatatatccATAATGGCCAACAATTAGTAAGAATTAAAACATTACACGTTACAATCtatggttaaaataaaaataatttaaattgcaaataattagtattataaatttaaaaatatatatttatattttttttataaataatgtttACCCGTGCATGGCACGAGTCATATCTATTAGCATGAAGAGTATATCCCTCCTTCTTTATATCAATTtgtcttaataattttatcatattattattattattattatgtttttaagtAAAATCACTTCTAAGTTTAGGAAATTAGATgaaatttgctctttgagaatTAAGTCATCCTAGGGTTGtttgtcttttaaattttatgtttgttttaggggacaatgttttttttccttttttttttatctattagcGTGAAGAGTATATCCCTGCTTCTTTATATCAATTGGTCTTGATAATTTTATcctgatattattattattattattattattattattattattattattattattgtagcaACTCTCATGTTACCAAGTTAAATTCTTGATTAATGACTATGTTTTTAAGTAAAATCACTTATAAGTTTAggaaattatatgaaaatttacTCGCTAAGAACTAAGTCATTCTGTAGTTAGTTATTCTAGCTTAGTCATTGTTAATGCGATAGGAAGTAGTGGCTTGCACTTGAAGGTGCAACCTTAAAATTCAAACATTCTACAGTTAGTTATTTTAACTTAGTCATTAACtagttcttttatttatacaaaCTGACCCAGGTGTGCTAGTTGTATACGCTGGATTTGGTTCTCTAATGATCACTACTTGCATCAGCTATTTGTCTCATTCACAGGTGAATTTTCTGTCATTGTTTGAGTTTGATCATTTTTTCTCCATATTGCTCCTTTTTCACAAGTGATaattgttggttaatttgaaaaaatcgagatgatactggataaatttgaagtcgtgtataacactttcagattgaatcaaatttcggggttcaaccaaaattgttcaa harbors:
- the LOC112998554 gene encoding uncharacterized protein is translated as MSASSPSQAKEQDDDTKPLWTYVTKIKSVGGGGNYEIKCNICDFTFNGSYTRVRAHLLKMTGKGVRVCQKVTIDRLIDLKKIDNETTLRVEKSKTKSVSLPPVSTQHQMDTNTLGVDPKKRKTSTVENAFNLQARETLDHEIARMFYSSGLPFHLARNPHYRKAFAYAANNQISGYQPPGYNKLRTTLLQNERRHVENLLQPIKNAWSQKGVSIVSDGWSDPQRRSLINFMAVTESGPMFLMAIDCSNEIKDKDFISKLMREVIMEVGHSNVVQIVTDNAVVCKAAGLIIEAEFPSIYWTSCVVHTLNLALKNICATKNTEKNNVIYEECSWITQIADDAMFVKIFVMSHSMRLSIFNLFNSLKLLSIAPTRFASTIVMLKRFKQLKK